A genomic segment from Diospyros lotus cultivar Yz01 chromosome 5, ASM1463336v1, whole genome shotgun sequence encodes:
- the LOC127802477 gene encoding cysteine protease RD19A-like: protein MDGRISLLFLLSFLVATSFAAAIDSDSADDDFLIRQVVGGDHLLGAEHHFSLFKRKYGKSYATKEEHDYRFSVFKANLRRALRHQKLDPSAVHGVTQFSDLTPAEFRRNHLGLKRLRLPADATKAPILPTNDLPEDFDWRDHGAVTPVKNQGSCGSCWSFSTTGALEGANFLATGKLESLSEQQLVDCDHECDPEEPGSCDAGCNGGLMNSAFEYTLKAGGLMREGDYPYTGTDGTCKFDKAKIVASVANFSVVSLDEDQIAANLVKNGPLAVAINAVFMQTYVGGVSCPYICSKRLDHGVLLVGYGSAGYAPIRMKEKPYWIIKNSWGEHWGETGYYKICRGRNICGVDSMVSTCGRCCRSSEFGVTAVWTHLTSSSHMVRICVCIYIWWSVSFGL, encoded by the exons ATGGATGGGCGGAtctctctcctctttcttctctctttcctgGTTGCGACGTCGTTCGCCGCCGCGATCGACTCCGATTCGGCCGATGACGACTTCTTGATCCGGCAGGTCGTCGGCGGTGACCACCTGTTGGGCGCAGAGCACCACTTTTCGCTCTTCAAGCGCAAGTATGGAAAGTCGTACGCCACCAAGGAGGAGCACGATTACAGGTTTTCGGTCTTCAAGGCTAACCTGCGCCGGGCGCTGCGTCATCAGAAGCTCGACCCCTCGGCTGTCCACGGCGTCACTCAGTTCTCCGATCTGACTCCGGCCGAGTTCCGCAGGAATCACCTCGGCCTGAAGCGACTCAGGCTTCCGGCGGACGCTACCAAGGCTCCGATCCTTCCGACTAATGATCTGCCCGAGGATTTCGATTGGAGAGATCACGGAGCCGTTACGCCCGTAAAGAACCAG GGCTCTTGCGGATCATGCTGGTCGTTTAGTACAACTGGAGCATTGGAAGGGGCGAATTTCCTTGCGACAGGGAAGCTGGAGAGCCTGAGCGAGCAACAGCTTGTGGATTGTGACCACGAG TGTGATCCAGAGGAACCTGGTTCATGTGATGCTGGTTGCAACGGTGGGCTGATGAATAGTGCCTTTGAGTACACGCTCAAAGCAGGTGGACTTATGCGAGAAGGAGATTATCCTTACACTGGTACTGATGGAACCTGCAAATTTGACAAGGCCAAGATTGTTGCATCAGTGGCCAACTTTAGTGTTGTCTCCCTTGATGAAGACCAAATTGCTGCGAATCTTGTTAAAAATGGCCCTCTTGCAG TGGCAATCAATGCAGTGTTCATGCAGACCTATGTGGGGGGAGTTTCATGCCCGTATATATGCTCCAAACGGCTAGACCACGGAGTGTTGTTGGTCGGCTATGGTTCAGCTGGCTATGCCCCCATCCGGATGAAGGAGAAGCCGTACTGGATCATAAAGAACTCGTGGGGAGAACATTGGGGCGAAACTGGATACTACAAAATCTGTCGTGGCCGCAATATTTGCGGGGTCGACTCCATGGTCTCGACCTGTGGCCGCTGCTGCCGTTCATCCGAGTTCGGAGTAACTGCAGTATGGACACACTTAACTTCATCATCTCATATGGTTAGAATCTGTGTTTGTATATACATATGGTGGTCGGTCTCGTTCGGACTTTGA